Below is a genomic region from Patescibacteria group bacterium.
AAGGACCGAGCAAACGGCGCTTGAAAGGTCGGCTGGGGTGAGTCGGGGATGCATGCGCCCTTCTTCAATTTGCGTTACTATCAAAAGTTCATTCACAAGAGAAACCATGCGTCTGCCGCCCGTTGCTATGTGTTTGATATAATCGCGAAGCTCTTTGTGAAGAGAAACGTTTTTTTTCGAAAGCAGAAGCTCGCAGTACCAGTTGATAATCGTTAATGGCGTTTTGAGCTGATGGGATGCAAGTGACACGAATTCTGTTTTATTTTCATCAATGCGCTTTTCACCAGTTGCATCGCGGAATACAAATACAGCGCCAAAGAGCTCACCATCAGAACTCATAAGGGGTGATGCGCTGCCTACCACAGGAAATAGTTGGTGGGATCCCTTCATGGTGATATCGTCACCAAGCGCTGTTTTCACTGTTTTTTTTGCACGAAGCGCTTCAAGGATTGGCCATGACCCAACCGCAAGGGGAGTATTGTTTTGAAAAAACGCGAACGTTGTTTCGAGTGGAGCATGATGCGGTATGGCAGCAAAACCCCCAAGGTTCAGTGCTACGGGGTTCATCATGGTAATTGTTTTATTGGTATCGATCACCAACAAGCCTTCACCGATGGAAGAAATAATACTCGACAACTCACTCGATTGCTCTTGGATTGATTGCTCGGCAGAATTGATTGTTGCAATATGAATGGAAAGAAGAAGAATGGTCAGAATGACAATCACGATAAGAAGAACGAGAAGAAGATATGCCAATCCACCTGCATTA
It encodes:
- a CDS encoding ATP-binding protein, which produces MQSRFDSAQPENEAEKILKIVYTRGMFRFSLLSSPLGLFLTGIGISLAGMLLFVVVLQFSNAGGLAYLLLVLLIVIVILTILLLSIHIATINSAEQSIQEQSSELSSIISSIGEGLLVIDTNKTITMMNPVALNLGGFAAIPHHAPLETTFAFFQNNTPLAVGSWPILEALRAKKTVKTALGDDITMKGSHQLFPVVGSASPLMSSDGELFGAVFVFRDATGEKRIDENKTEFVSLASHQLKTPLTIINWYCELLLSKKNVSLHKELRDYIKHIATGGRRMVSLVNELLIVTQIEEGRMHPRLTPADLSSAVCSVLDECDPLIKQRHGTILFTKPAKPLRVSLDHVLFSQALLNIIINAVEYAKGGACHIEISAHCPSKGMCVLTIRDEGIGIPNEDKEHVFEKFYRAKNAIDAKTEGSGLGLYIAKRFLELMKSDLTFESEERQGTTFTIRLPIA